CTTCCATACAATTAACTTTCACACGTGCTTATACAGAGGtgaaagtttatatttaaacataagaTAGTGAAGTGAAGTTCATTAATATGGAGTCACATGGATACATTGATAAATCCATttcatccggaagacgtccactgctggacaaaggcctcccccaaagatcaccatgacgatcggtcctgcatttccctcatccaacctactccggcaaTTTTCAgttcatcggtccatcttgtgggaggcctaacAACTCTACGTcttggccatctgtccgtcgagctatgtgccttaCACACTGCCACTTCGGTTTCGCAACTAGCTGGGCTAAGGAGGAGGCTATGTCGCAGGGAagctccgagcatagccctctccttgccttctgagcgacaatgaccttcctcataaggcccatcgGAAGCGACCACGTCTGCCTTCCGTATGTCGTCACTGGCAACACGCACTGgataaaaaccttcgtcttcagacactgcggtatttaggacaagaagattttacggaactttccgaacgctgcccatccgtgttggattcgacgagtgacctctatcccgaaattggacctgcctaactggattatttgtctAAAGTAGTCTTACTCGTCActaatttcgagagtacagttcccaactgcTATGGGTgtaggtgcgacatgggcaTTAGACATGGTCTTCGTcatgtccatgttcattttgagacctactcctagggaagctgtattgaggccatcgataTTTAGTTTGCCATGATTGCGATAttgtctgcgaatcgaaggtgagtgatgtattcgccgttgatcgGAACCTGgcttgcacaggaagctggaaGTCGTCGAACCTGCGTACGAGACGAGTCGTGGaaaccctagaaaacagcttaaAATTGATATGGGTCTAAGGTCTTCAAAGcgttttatcgccctttttgaatATTCTTCAAAAACCACTATACCTCCGTGCATGCATAcggcgttttgccctcgagAATGACAGAATTGATCTTAAGCATAGGagtaccaccagctctcagaagctcggctgtaattccatcatcaccaGGCGCCTTGTTGATTTTAGGCTGTTTTAGGGCCTTTAGGAGATATCTTCGTATAGAGTCGGGTTAATTTGGCTCTGATTGATAAATAgggtaaaataatatatgatttTGGATAgggaaacataaaaataatttcttgctacataagatattattattttattactattacatatttattctgCTGGTGGTTtgccttttttttaaaagcgCGCCTGAGTGATTTGCCAGGCTTCATCATCCTCGCTTAAATATGCTGCTATAACTGCTTGTGGCAGGGACGTTGGGCGGGTccttcccttccctaaaatatgatcGAGGCAGGCGATGGCTGGTACATGCGTCacgctcgtgaacgggcgctacttgtgatGGCAGGATtatcctgttaccagaaactctgctttgtatttttattatttatttattgtaattaaagttatttttatataatcgcGAATAAATTGCTCGcataatgcatttatttattatacttactaGAGTTAAACCGGTTTGAATGTATTTGGCTACGATATGACCTGTTTATACATAATTGCAAGTAACGTAGCGATCTCTAatactaaaaggcataaaaggcatttattttctcaaaattgattccttaagaattctttttggtgtcatttctaatatactagatactactaccgcttcagaaacaaacttcgctctgagagagaagaagcggcgcaagaaactctcccagcattctttttttgcgctcttttcaataaaaatatacaatattgtacagtaatttctatcgctataaaaaatcataatctagttagtcccaggctgtccgatcatttagatattcagctgtggagtatttttttataaaaaatttaaatttatttatcgataatgcctgaacagttgctggaagtttattataaaagtgtatacatttgtccttaaagctattatgtatcttatgaagcctactagaatgagttacaagcaatcccttgtttctagtgttataataaataaaatcactattaagagcaaaaagtatGTATACAAATAGCAAACTTTTCGGAACATTAGTACAGAGTTTTTATACCTAACATATCACTTAAACTCCTTGACTTGTAGACCTGGAGGTAAACTTTGCTTAAGCTTCTCTGCCTTCTCCTTGTCTCTGATGACCAGTGTGTACAGGAAACGAGAGCATCTCACCTTGAACTTGACATTCTCTGCGTTCTTCTTTATCTTTACAGATTTTGCGTCTTTCCTTCGGGCTTTCAGAAGGAAGTCTTTAATGTCTTTTATTTCACGCGGCATGTTAAAAATATCTGGCGGCACAGCTgtcaaacaaaactaaaaaaaaaaaagttgaaatgACCGGTTaagttaacaatttttttttattctcatcgaatttaaattattactcctttttatttaaataacttttatctaAATGCTTGATGATTTAACGCTTAGATTTCTGATAAGAGATCAAGTTAAATTTAATGACTTATTCAGTTAATTAATATGTTGATGAGTTTTAACTTATTGAATTGCGTGTAGGTAATTGTAACCATCTTTTTCCTTacgtaaaattt
This is a stretch of genomic DNA from Leptidea sinapis chromosome 15, ilLepSina1.1, whole genome shotgun sequence. It encodes these proteins:
- the LOC126968358 gene encoding 60S ribosomal protein L38-like, whose protein sequence is MPREIKDIKDFLLKARRKDAKSVKIKKNAENVKFKVRCSRFLYTLVIRDKEKAEKLKQSLPPGLQVKEFK